The segment GCACCCGCATCCAGTACACGGGACACGATAGGTCGGGAGGGAACCAAAACGGTTACGGCAGGCGAAAGCCTATTGTCCCTTGCCATGACTAAAAAGTTAGTTAGAGTCTCGTCATTGTGCAGGATATGCTCATTTTCAACGAGGAGCATGTTATATCCGGTCTGTGCTGCTATCTTGACAACAGAGGGACGCAGAGACTCAAACACATTGAACCCGAATACAGGTCCCCCATTCTTGAGGATATTTTTGGCTGGATTGGCAATCAATGGCGCTTCAGATGGCATATTTCCACTTTCTATAACAGCTCAAGCCACATGTCGCCCCGCTAGGGCTTCTATAGCATAGTGTAGTAGCTATCAATTTACGATTTACCACTCGGATCTTAGTTCGATTCCGAGGCGGTCCGCTCGCGCAACAACCGATTCAGAAACAGTCTGATAGGCATCAAGTTCATCTACTCGCGTCGAATGTCCTTCGCTGAAGACGACCTCACCGTTGACTAAAACTGTATCTACGCTGCCGGCTCTCAATCTTAACGCCAGCGCATGAACGAGGTTGTTATCGGGATAGGCTTCAGATGATCGTGCGGACCTCACAACGATATCCGCGCGCTTGCCGGCTTCCAAGCTGCCTAACTCTGCCTCTAGTCCGGCTGCAGATGCTGCGTTGAGGGTCTGCATTTCGAGCAAGGTGCCGGGAGAGACGGGATCGGCATAGGATTGCGCCACCTGGTGCGCTGTGAGCATGGTTTCTCCCGGCGTACAGTCGCGAGCTCCATCGGTACCAAGTGAGACACAGACGCCACGGCGATATCGTTCCGCCATCTTAAAGGTTATATTGAATGTGATGCCGAGCGAGAAGAATGCTATCGGACACCATACAATTTTGCAACCCGTTTCGTGAACTGCGGTTTCCTCGTCCGCATCCAGTGCGCTCGCATGCACAACAACGGTGTTTTCGTCCAAGAATCCCAACTCTTGTAGATGTACGAGGTGACGTTTCCCTCCTTCAGGGACGTAGCCGGCATGTATATGCAGCGGAACATCGTTTTCACGCGCACAGGCGTGTGCTATCCTCAGCAATTCGGGGGAGGCAGTCCCCTCACCATAGATGAATATATACCCGCGGACTAAGGCATCGGCGTTTTTGTTTCGGTGGAGTTCTACGTCCAATTCTTTTATACACCGGTCG is part of the Candidatus Poribacteria bacterium genome and harbors:
- a CDS encoding amidohydrolase family protein yields the protein MNKKTCDILIHNGQVFSMDPDRRIYSPGAVAITGSRIVAVGADAELRQSFDAREMIDASGGIVHPGFIDAHNHIVHTSCRGIFSSYHDAESLPANFADWKASVTDADEAAATTMAGIEMLRNGFTMFIEPGSLFSTEAAAEAVERVGLRALFSPLYLWDRGESFEAIPTLASPSLMARATIDHDRCIKELDVELHRNKNADALVRGYIFIYGEGTASPELLRIAHACARENDVPLHIHAGYVPEGGKRHLVHLQELGFLDENTVVVHASALDADEETAVHETGCKIVWCPIAFFSLGITFNITFKMAERYRRGVCVSLGTDGARDCTPGETMLTAHQVAQSYADPVSPGTLLEMQTLNAASAAGLEAELGSLEAGKRADIVVRSARSSEAYPDNNLVHALALRLRAGSVDTVLVNGEVVFSEGHSTRVDELDAYQTVSESVVARADRLGIELRSEW